The nucleotide sequence TCTCGGAAATGGTTTGAATGATTTTCCCAATCGATTCGGTTTCTTTATTGAGCTCTTGAATTAGCTGGTTCGTACCTTGGATGTCCGTGATAAATCGTTCAAAGTCATTGCCGATGTTGCCAATGCGTTTGCCGCTCTCGCTAGTGGCTTCTTTGGTCGATTCTACGTACTCATGCATCTCTGTAACAGAGCGGGTCATGTCCTCAACTTGCAGATTCGTCGAGCTCATTTCCCGACGCAGCTCGTCCGTATTGCTGGTTTGGATCGTAAAGGACTCCATAATGTCTTGCAGGGAAGCGACGGTTTCGACAGCGCGAACATTTACACCGTCCGTCACCTTGTTCAAATTCTCTTGATAGTCTTGCATAGAGGTGAGTGATTCGTTGATCTGATCCAGAACACGTTGCAACGATTCCTTCGAGGCAATCGCTTCTTGCTTTTGTTGCTCACTTTCCTCTTGCAGCTTGTTATTGAATACAGCATGCATCATGCTCGTGACAGAGACGAAGCAGAAGGTAAGCAGGAAGTACATCAGATCAAGATTGCTTGTCGAATGGAAAATCGTTTCTCTCTGTGTCAGGAAGTAGTAAGAGACAATGCCCAATGTCGATACAATCGTCAAAATATTAATGAGTCGGTCTTGATAAATCCCCATGACTGCTACAAAGAACATAATGGTCATGATATTGATCATATGCGGGTCCAGTCCAACTATGATGAACATGAAGATCCCGATTACGGCGAAGTTGAAAAACTTCATGA is from Brevibacillus brevis and encodes:
- a CDS encoding methyl-accepting chemotaxis protein; this encodes MDNIDLLRRRNNWVVIVFASIITVVQVLNLFLGVPYTFVFTVLGILYGVLAPFTYISNRPSFREKAAPFMKFFNFAVIGIFMFIIVGLDPHMINIMTIMFFVAVMGIYQDRLINILTIVSTLGIVSYYFLTQRETIFHSTSNLDLMYFLLTFCFVSVTSMMHAVFNNKLQEESEQQKQEAIASKESLQRVLDQINESLTSMQDYQENLNKVTDGVNVRAVETVASLQDIMESFTIQTSNTDELRREMSSTNLQVEDMTRSVTEMHEYVESTKEATSESGKRIGNIGNDFERFITDIQGTNQLIQELNKETESIGKIIQTISEISAQTNLLALNATIEASRAGEHGRGFAVVADEVRKLAESSKLSSESISSLLMTIREKMKLVSDMISESQTSFEKNSEGILEVQEMFTNVDNYMQNFADKTKNLQEFIVHVHSMIQEVGAKVEVNADITDKNKESLEEVLVLVSEQKDEVVKVSGGFEKIEQQMRGLHM